The following proteins are co-located in the Rhodococcus opacus B4 genome:
- a CDS encoding SDR family NAD(P)-dependent oxidoreductase, with protein MFELTGKSALVTGAGSGIGASVAHAYARAGAAVLVTDVDGDAAAAVAAEITAAGGSAKSAALDVRDGEAAAAAAEQAAALNDGTLNILVNNAGAIAPAMFPNLEEDDFRRIVDIHLVGSFVCSKAVLPYLPTDGSGRIINVTSAAGLVGTIGQANYGAAKAGIIGLTKSLARELAKKQVTVNALAPLAATKMTENIRSNEKLAAKTLARIPLGRWAEPDEISASFVFFASDGAAYITGQVLPVDGGTVI; from the coding sequence ATGTTCGAACTCACCGGAAAGTCCGCACTCGTCACCGGTGCCGGCAGTGGCATCGGCGCCTCGGTGGCGCATGCCTACGCCCGCGCGGGTGCGGCCGTGCTCGTCACCGACGTCGACGGCGACGCCGCAGCCGCCGTGGCCGCGGAGATCACCGCGGCCGGCGGTTCGGCGAAGTCCGCGGCCCTCGACGTCCGCGACGGCGAGGCGGCCGCAGCGGCGGCGGAACAGGCCGCCGCGCTGAATGACGGCACACTCAACATCCTGGTCAACAACGCCGGTGCCATCGCTCCCGCGATGTTCCCGAACCTCGAAGAGGACGACTTCCGCCGCATCGTCGACATCCACCTCGTCGGCAGCTTCGTGTGCAGCAAGGCCGTTCTCCCGTACCTGCCCACCGACGGCAGTGGGCGCATCATCAACGTGACGTCCGCGGCCGGTCTGGTGGGCACCATCGGGCAGGCCAACTACGGTGCCGCGAAGGCGGGCATCATCGGTCTCACGAAGTCGCTGGCGCGTGAGCTCGCCAAGAAGCAGGTGACGGTCAACGCGCTCGCCCCGCTCGCCGCGACCAAGATGACGGAGAACATCCGCAGCAACGAGAAGCTCGCCGCCAAGACGCTCGCGCGGATCCCGTTGGGCCGCTGGGCGGAACCGGACGAGATTTCCGCGAGCTTCGTGTTCTTCGCGTCCGACGGCGCTGCGTACATCACGGGCCAGGTACTGCCCGTCGACGGAGGAACGGTGATCTGA
- a CDS encoding FadR/GntR family transcriptional regulator gives MPNTTRNGRSSIQLTPMEVPKASDVLANELRERILSGDYVEGTPLPPERELVVQTKMSRTTVREALRILEVQGLVRIKAGRAGGAFVQRPGEQSMADTVALLIRGRQIRLAALLETREAIEPFCAQLAARHRTDEDLARLDAANDDIAGAGDSLDDFLQANIDWHVAVASASHNELLSGLMISLSRAIYAATENEGFIDDKVREITVKAHRSVTKAIRDKDADAAVRRMSRHVHSYAESIKDFEKRTDIPLDE, from the coding sequence GTGCCGAACACCACCCGGAACGGGCGTTCCTCCATCCAGTTGACCCCGATGGAGGTACCGAAGGCGTCGGACGTCCTCGCGAACGAACTGCGCGAGCGCATCCTCAGCGGGGACTACGTCGAAGGCACACCGCTGCCGCCGGAACGCGAACTCGTCGTCCAGACGAAGATGAGCCGCACCACGGTTCGCGAGGCCCTGCGCATCCTCGAGGTGCAGGGACTGGTGCGTATCAAGGCGGGCCGGGCCGGGGGCGCCTTCGTGCAGCGCCCGGGTGAGCAATCCATGGCCGACACGGTGGCCCTGCTCATCCGCGGTCGCCAGATCCGCCTCGCCGCCCTGCTCGAGACCCGCGAGGCGATCGAGCCGTTCTGCGCGCAACTCGCCGCCCGCCATCGCACCGACGAGGATCTCGCGCGACTCGACGCCGCGAACGACGACATCGCCGGTGCAGGCGACAGCCTCGACGACTTCCTGCAGGCCAACATCGACTGGCACGTCGCCGTCGCGAGCGCCAGCCACAACGAATTGCTGTCGGGTCTGATGATCTCGCTGTCGCGGGCGATCTACGCCGCCACCGAAAACGAAGGCTTCATCGACGACAAGGTCCGCGAGATCACCGTCAAGGCGCACCGCTCCGTCACCAAGGCCATCCGCGACAAGGACGCCGACGCCGCCGTGCGTCGCATGAGCCGGCACGTCCACTCGTATGCCGAGTCGATCAAGGACTTCGAGAAGCGCACCGACATCCCACTCGACGAATAG
- a CDS encoding acyl-CoA dehydrogenase family protein, producing MDFDLTEDQATIRDAVRELAGKFDEQYWVEKDGAHEFPTEFYDAFAKGGWLGITTPEAYGGHGMGITEASILLEEVAASGAGMNGASSMHLSIFGMHPVIVHGSEELKQRTLPRIVDGDLHVCFGVTEPGAGLDTTKITTFARREGDKYIVNGRKVWISKAMESEKILLLTRTTKFEDAKKKTDGLTLFLTDLDRSKVDIRPIKKMGRNAVTSNELFIDGLEIPVEDRVGEEGKGFKYILDGLNPERMLVASEALGIGRAALRRGVQYANEREVFGRPIGMNQGLQFPLADSLARLDAAELVLRKATWLYDNGKPCAREANMAKYLCADAGFQAADRALQTHGGMGYSEEYHVARYFREARLTKIAPLSQEMVLNYLGEHVLGLPRSY from the coding sequence GTGGACTTTGATCTGACCGAGGATCAGGCGACGATCCGAGATGCGGTGCGAGAGCTCGCCGGCAAGTTCGACGAGCAGTACTGGGTGGAGAAGGACGGCGCGCACGAGTTCCCCACCGAGTTCTACGACGCGTTCGCCAAGGGTGGCTGGCTCGGCATCACCACGCCGGAGGCGTACGGCGGGCACGGGATGGGCATCACCGAGGCCTCGATCCTGCTCGAGGAAGTGGCCGCCTCCGGCGCGGGCATGAACGGTGCGAGCTCGATGCACCTGTCGATCTTCGGGATGCACCCGGTGATCGTGCACGGCTCGGAGGAGCTCAAGCAGCGCACCCTTCCGCGGATCGTCGACGGCGATCTGCACGTCTGCTTCGGCGTCACCGAGCCCGGCGCCGGTTTGGACACCACCAAGATCACCACCTTCGCGCGGCGCGAGGGCGACAAGTACATCGTCAACGGCCGCAAGGTCTGGATCTCGAAGGCGATGGAGTCGGAGAAGATCCTTCTCCTCACCCGCACAACGAAGTTCGAAGATGCGAAGAAGAAGACCGACGGTCTGACGCTGTTCCTCACCGACCTGGACCGCTCGAAGGTCGACATCCGCCCGATCAAGAAGATGGGGCGCAACGCGGTCACGTCGAACGAGTTGTTCATCGACGGCCTCGAGATCCCGGTCGAGGACCGGGTGGGTGAGGAAGGCAAGGGCTTCAAATACATTCTCGACGGCCTCAACCCGGAGCGCATGCTCGTCGCGTCGGAGGCCCTCGGCATCGGCCGGGCCGCGTTGCGCCGGGGCGTCCAGTACGCCAACGAGCGTGAGGTGTTCGGCAGGCCCATCGGCATGAATCAGGGCCTGCAGTTCCCGCTCGCGGATTCGCTCGCACGACTCGACGCCGCGGAACTCGTCCTGCGCAAGGCGACGTGGCTCTACGACAACGGAAAGCCCTGCGCCCGCGAGGCCAACATGGCCAAGTACCTCTGCGCCGACGCCGGTTTCCAGGCCGCCGACCGTGCCCTGCAGACCCACGGCGGGATGGGCTACTCGGAGGAGTACCACGTGGCCCGGTACTTCCGCGAAGCCCGCCTGACCAAGATAGCCCCGCTCAGCCAGGAGATGGTCCTCAACTACCTCGGCGAGCACGTCCTCGGCCTCCCCAGGAGCTACTGA
- a CDS encoding acyl-CoA dehydrogenase family protein translates to MRWELSEEQEMFTEALDGWLGRFAAPANVRKWGESGDPAEFEQKFVEEGWFSAGLGEDIGGQGGGLLELALTAEALARYAAPSSAWTASVLAAPLLPADVAADVLAGGGFAAVAVDATRPFGLADSVRADEGGALTGRVATVLGAERAKLLVVPATGPDGTAALYLARVDDPGVAVEQHRFLDPSRAAADVRFEGVTGQRLDIEAETALEDAGLRAAVLVAADSLGAMDRMLHLAVDYSKQRQQFGVAIGSFQAVKHAAAGILVSVEAGRSIAYYAAASVDLGLDDCAIHAAVAKAQVPRNAVQAADSALVMHGAIGYTWEHDLHLYYKRAKLDEKLFGGPGVWNERVARDLPLLPAAG, encoded by the coding sequence ATGCGCTGGGAACTGTCAGAAGAGCAGGAAATGTTCACCGAAGCCCTGGACGGCTGGCTCGGGCGGTTCGCCGCTCCGGCGAATGTCCGCAAATGGGGTGAATCGGGAGATCCTGCCGAATTCGAGCAGAAATTCGTCGAGGAAGGCTGGTTCTCCGCCGGTCTCGGCGAAGACATCGGTGGTCAGGGCGGTGGTCTGCTCGAACTGGCGCTGACCGCCGAGGCGCTGGCCCGGTACGCCGCGCCGTCGAGTGCCTGGACCGCGTCCGTCCTCGCCGCGCCCCTGCTGCCCGCCGACGTCGCCGCCGACGTGCTGGCGGGGGGTGGGTTCGCGGCCGTGGCCGTCGACGCGACGCGTCCGTTCGGCCTCGCCGATTCGGTCCGCGCCGACGAGGGCGGCGCACTGACCGGCCGCGTCGCCACGGTGCTCGGCGCCGAACGGGCGAAACTGCTGGTCGTCCCGGCGACCGGCCCGGACGGCACCGCCGCCCTGTACCTTGCGCGCGTCGACGACCCGGGTGTCGCGGTCGAACAGCACCGCTTCCTCGACCCGTCCCGCGCGGCCGCGGATGTCCGGTTCGAGGGCGTCACCGGGCAGCGCCTCGACATCGAGGCCGAAACCGCTCTCGAGGACGCCGGACTGCGGGCGGCCGTGCTCGTGGCCGCGGACTCGCTCGGGGCGATGGACCGCATGCTGCATCTTGCCGTGGACTACAGCAAGCAGCGGCAGCAGTTCGGTGTCGCGATCGGGTCGTTCCAGGCCGTGAAGCACGCTGCGGCAGGCATTCTCGTCTCCGTCGAGGCGGGACGGTCCATTGCGTACTACGCCGCGGCGTCGGTAGATCTCGGTCTGGACGACTGCGCGATTCATGCCGCCGTCGCCAAGGCTCAGGTTCCACGCAATGCGGTGCAGGCGGCCGACAGTGCTCTCGTGATGCACGGCGCGATCGGCTACACGTGGGAACACGACCTGCACCTCTACTACAAGCGCGCCAAGCTCGACGAGAAGTTGTTCGGTGGTCCGGGGGTGTGGAACGAGCGCGTGGCACGGGATTTGCCCCTGTTGCCGGCTGCTGGATGA